GAGCAGTATCCAGATGTCGCGGCCCTCGTGGGCGAGACCAGTGACAACCTGATCGGCATTTCGAAGGTCGGTGAGAAAACGGCCGTCAAGTGGCTGGGCATTTATGGCAGCCTCGATGGAATCCTGGAGCATGCCGACGAGATCAAGGGCGTCGTCGGTAACAATCTGCGTGAGCAGAAAGACAACGCGATCCGTAACCGCCGCTTGAACCGACTCGTCACCACCGTCGACCTCCCCGTCGGTCCCACAGACCTCGAACGCACGGCCATGAATACGGAAGCCGTGCGCGACGTGTTTTCCCGGCTCGAGTTCAAGAGCCTGCTCGATCGCGTACTCAAGCTTGACGGCGTCGTGGAGACGGCGGCCGCCGGCGACAGCGTCGCCACGGTGGCCGAGGAAATTGCCGTGGCCCCGGTCGCGCCGCCGGCGCAAGACCTGCTGGACGAGGAGCTGGCCGCGTGGATCGCCCGGTCAACGGCACAGGTGCCGCAGGGCCTCGCCTTCACCGTTGAGGTAGCGGACGGTAAAGCCATCGGCTTCGGGCTGTCGAGCCTGACGGAAACGATCAACCTTCCGTGGCAGGCCGGCCGTGCAGACTATGCCCCCGTCGAGGCCTGGCTGGCCAGCGATGCGCCAAAGATCATGCACGACGCGAAGGGTCAGATCAAAGCCTTACGGCGCAGTGGCGTCACATTCGCCGGGCTGGTGAACGACACCCTCGTGGCGGGCTGGCTGGTTCGACCGGGTGGACCAGACAAGACCCTGGCAGATTTGGTAAGCCGGTATCTGCAGGAAGAACTGCCGGTGAGCGATCCGAACCAGCTGGTCCCTGACGAGACCGCCACCGGGGGCGTACCGATGCAGGCTTGGTACACCCTGCGCGTCGCCGCTGCCATCACCGACGTCCTTGATGAGGGATCCCGGCGCGTGTTGCGCGATATTGAGATGCCCACGCTGATGGCGCTCGTCGACATGGAGCTGGCCGGGGTCACCGTCTCCCACGCCGAGCTCTCCGCGCTGTCCGCCGAACTCGGTGCAAAGACAACGACACTTGCCGCCAGCGCGTATGCCGAAATCGGTCGTGAGGTGAATCTCGGTTCACCCAAACAGCTGCAAGACGTGCTCTTCACTCAGCTCGAAATGCCGAAGACGCGCGCAAACAAGACCGGTTACTCAACGGATGCCGGCGCTCTCGCCGATCTGCAGGCGAGCAACCCGCATCCGTTCCTCGACCTGCTGCTGAAGCACCGAGACGCAACCAAGTTGCGTCAGATTGTGGAAACGCTCGATCGCGCCATTGACGATACCGGCCGCATCCACACGAACTATGTGCAGATCGGCACGGCCACCGGAAGAATTTCCTCCGCCGACCCCAACCTGCAGAACATTCCCGTCCGTACCGAGGAAGGCCGCCGCATCCGCGCGGCGTTCCACGCGGGAGAGGGAAGCGAATGCCTCCTCACAGCGGACTACTCACAGATCGAAATGCGCATCATGGCGCACCTGTCCGAAGATGCCGGCCTGATTGAGGCTTTTGCCGCCGGGGAGGACCTCCACAGGTTTGTGGGCTCTCGCATCTTCGGAGTGTCGCCGGAGGACGTCTCCGCCGAGATGCGGAGCAAGGTGAAGGCAATGTCTTACGGTCTTGCCTACGGTTTGAGCGCGTTCGGGCTGTCGAAGCAACTGCGGATCGAAACCAAGGAAGCCAAGCAGTTGATGACCGACTACTTCGAGCGTTTCGGAGCCGTTCGTGACTATCTGCGGCACGTCGTCGAGCAGGCGAAGGTCGACGGCTACACCGAGACGATCTTCGGGCGACGGCGGCCGTTCCCCGAACTGCAGAGCCCGAACCGGGCGCTGCGTGAGAACGCGGAACGCGCGGCGCTCAATGCGCCGATCCAGGGGTCGGCCGCGGACATCATGAAGATTGCCATGAACGGGATCGCCAGCGATCTGAGCGCCCGCACTATGCAATCCAGCATGCTTCTGCAGGTGCATGACGAACTGATTTTCGATGTCGCACCCGGCGAATGGGACACCCTCCGTGATGTGGTGACGCACCGCATGAGCAGCGCGGTGGAACTGCTCGTTCCACTGGACGTGCAGGTTGGCCGGGGCTCCAACTGGGACGACGCCGCGCACTGAGTTCAGGCACCGACCCCGCCTACTCGAACGAGGCGGGGTCGCACGCAGTGTCCTAGGCTCGGAGCATGACACAGCCAATGAACAGAGCGGTCACCGCGATTGATCAGATCGCGGAAGACTGGGTAGACACCCTCGTTGACATGGATCCCACGGTCGGGACCTACATCGGCCGCACGGAGGGGGACGGACGATTTGGAGACTTCTCACCCGCCGGTCAGGAGCGCTTCGTCGCCGAAGCAGCAGCGATCATCTCCCGCCTCGACAAGGCGGAAACCGTCGATGCGGTCGATACCGTGACACGCGCAGACCTCCGAAGCACCCTCGCCCTTGAGGTCGAGAGTTCGGAGCGGGGCCTTCCGCTCCGAGACCTCAACGTGATCGCGTCACCGGCCCAGAGCATCCGCGATATTTTTGATCTCATGCCCACGTCGAGCGAGGCCGACTGGGCCAACATCTCATCCCGACTGGGGAGCGTTCCGGCCGCCATTGACGGCTACATAGAGACGCTACGGCTCGGTATTGAGAAGGGAATCACACCCGCCAAACGTCAGGTCAGGGAGGTCCTGGCCCAGGCGCGACGTCACCAGGCCATGGACGGCTTCTTCGCCCAGTTCGCTGCCGATGCCCGCCCCGACGAGGGAACTCTTCCCGCATCGCTGACCAGCGACCTCAAAGCGGGTGCTCAGGCATCCGCGGCCGCATACCGCACACTGGGCGACTTCCTCAGCAATGAGCTGGAGAGCGCTGCAACGGAGCAGGATGCCATTGGTCGGGAACTGTACTCCCTCGCCTCACGGGGCTTTCTCGGCGCAACCATCGACCTCGATGAAACCTATGAATGGGGCATTGACGAGCTCGCTCGCATGACCGCGGAGCAGGAAAGCATCGCGAATCAGATCAAGCCCGGAGCCAGTGTTCTGGAAGCCATCGCCTTCCTTGACACCGATACCAGCCGCAAGCTGCACGGCACCACGGCCCTCCAGGAATGGATGCAGAAAACGAGTGACGCTGCCGTCGCCGCACTCTCGCAGTCCCAGTTTGATATTCCCGATGAGATCAAGACGATCGAGTGCATGATCGCCCCCACCCAGGAGGGGGGAATCTACTACACCGGTCCCACCGACGATTTCTCCCGGCCCGGTCGCATGTGGTGGTCAGTGCCCGTCGGCGTCACGGAATTCGACACCTGGCGCGAACTCACCACCGTTTACCATGAGGGCGTGCCCGGACACCACCTGCAGATCGGGCAGGCCGTGTACAACCGGGGGACCCTCAACACGTGGCGTCGGCAGTTGGCCGGCACGTCGGGTCACGCGGAGGGTTGGGCGCTCTACGCGGAACGGCTGATGGAGCAGTTGGGTTTTCTCGATGACCCGGCCGATCGCTTCGGCATGCTTGATGGGCAGCGGATGCGTGCCGCCCGTGTGGTGCTTGACATCGGCGTTCACCTCGGGAAGAAGCGACCGGACGGTCAGGGCGTGTGGGACGCCGACTACGCCCTCGAATTTCTCGGTCGGAATGTGAACATGAACGCAAGCTTCGTGAAGTTTGAGGTGAATCGCTATCTCGGTTGGCCCGGACAGGCGCCGTCGTACAAGGTTGGTCAGCGCATCTGGGAGGAGTTGCGGGATTCCGCTGCCGCCCGGCAGGGTGCAGGCTTCTCGATCAAAGATTTCCACCGCACGGCGCTCAACCTCGGCGGTGTGGGTCTTGATACCCTCCGAACCGCGCTCCTGAACTAGCGCCCCGGCCTGGTTGCTCCCCGGCAGGATTACCTCCCGCCAAGTTGGCGCAGACGCTGGGGAGCAGCTAGCATGAAGTGTCACGTTTGTGACGAATTATCCGTTGCCACGCGCGGAACACTCAGCCCGGAATACGTTCGGTAGCTGTCCGTGTCTGGCCCAATAATGCCCATCCTGGAGCTATTACTACATGACAATCGCAACGACTGATCGGGCACCCAAGCAGGTCGCCATTAACGACATTGGATCTGCTGAAGACTTTCTTGCCGCAGTCGAAAAGACTCTGAAATTCTTCAACGACGGCGACCTCATCGAGGGCACCGTCGTGAAGATCGACCGCGACGAGGTTCTCCTCGACGTGGGTTACAAGACCGAGGGTGTCATCCCCTCCCGCGAACTCTCCATCAAGCACGACGTTGACCCTTCCGAGGTTGTCAAGGTCGGCGACGTGGTTGAGGCACTCGTCCTCCAGAAGGAAGACAAAGAAGGCCGCCTCATCCTGTCGAAGAAGCGCGCTCAGTACGAGCGTGCATGGGGCGACGTTGAGAAGATCAAGGAGGCCGACGGTGTTGTCACCGGTTCGGTCATCGAGGTCGTCAAGGGTGGACTCATCGTTGACATCGGTCTTCGTGGCTTCCTTCCCGCATCGCTCATCGAGCTTCGCCGCGTTCGCGACCTCACCCCGTACCTGGGTCAGGAGATCGAGGCCAAGATCCTCGAACTCGACAAGAACCGCAACAACGTTGTGCTCTCGCGTCGTGCACTGCTCGAGCAGACTCAGTCTGAGAGCCGCACCACGTTCCTCAACAACCTCCAGAAGGGACAGGTCCGTAAGGGCGTCGTCTCGTCGATCGTCAACTTCGGTGCGTTCGTCGACCTGGGTGGCGTTGACGGTCTGGTTCACGTTTCCGAACTCAGCTGGAAGCACATTGAGCACGCCAGCGAAGTCGTTGAAGTTGGCCAGGAAGTCACCGTCGAGATCCTCGAGGTCGACCTGGACCGCGAGCGCGTCTCACTGTCGCTCAAGGCAACGCAGGAAGACCCGTGGCAGGTATTCGCTCGCACCCACGCCATCGGCCAGGTTGCACCGGGTAAGGTCACCAAGCTCGTTCCATTCGGTGCGTTCGTTCGCGTTGCCGAGGGCATCGAGGGCCTGGTTCACATCAGCGAACTGTCCGGCAAGCACGTTGAGCTCGCCGAGCAGGTTGTTTCTGTGGGCGATGAGGTCTTTGTTAAGGTCATCGACATCGACCTCGAGCGTCGCCGTATTTCGCTGAGCCTCAAGCAGGCCAACGATGGCGTCGACCCCGACGGCACCGAGTTCGACCCGGCACTCTACGGAATGCTCACCGAGTACGACGACAAGGGCCAGTACAAGTACCCCGAAGGCTTCGACTCCGAGACCAACGAGTGGCGCGAAGGCTTTGACGAGCAGCGCGAAAAGTGGGAGCAGGACTACGCTGCAGCCCAGGCTCGCTGGGAAGCCCACAAGAAGCAGGTCGCATCCGCGAACGACGAGATCGCTGCCCCCAGCGATGTCGCTCCGGCCGGCTCTGCCTTCTCGAGCGAGTCGGCTGGCGCCGGCACGCTTGCTGACGACGAGGCACTCGCGGCTCTTCGCGAGAAGCTCTCGGGCGGCAACTAGCACCACCGCACGACGCATCACGCAGTAACCAGAAACACCGGGCCGTATCCTTCGGGATGCGGCCCGGTGTTTTTTGTTGGGCACGCTGTCGTTTCCGCTAGCATTACTTCGATGTACCTCATTGGATTGACCGGCGGCATCGCCTCTGGCAAGAGCACCGTAGCAAAGCGCCTGGCCGAACAGGGTGCCGTTCATATCGACGCCGACAAGATCGCGCGCTACGTTGTCGAACCGGACTCACCGGGCCTGGCGGCCATCGTTGCCAAATTTGGCAACACCGTTCTGTTGCAAGATGGCAGCCTGGACCGCTCGGCGCTCGGCGCGATCATCTTCAGCGATGCGACACAGCGGGAGGCACTGAATGCCATCACGCATCCAGAGATCTGGAGTCGCACGCAGGAGCTGATCGAGGAGGCCGAGCAGAACGACCCCTGGGCCGTTGTCGTCTACGACGTTCCGCTCCTTGCCGAGGCTGCCGCTGATCGTCGACTGCCCTTCGACCTCATCGTTGTCGTGCACGCCGATACGCAAACGCGCATTGAGCGGATGATGCGAGACCGCGGGATGAGCCGGGCAGATGCGACAGCCAGAATCAACTCTCAGGCCAGCGATGCAGAGCGCCTGGCCATTGCGGACATCGTGATCGACAACACGGGCACCATCGAGCGCACCCGTGAGCAGGCCGACGCGGTCTGGCGCCGGGCGCTGCTTGCCCTCGACTGATGCCCCGCTCACTGGACTGACGATGGTGCGCGGTCAGCGTTCTTGTCGGTGGGGTTTTGTAGGATGGAAACATGGAACCCACCCGCTCGGTCAACCCGTTTCAGGTCGTCAGTGAGTACACACCAAGCGGTGACCAGCCGTCGGCGATCGCCGATCTTACGGCCCGCATCAACGCCGGTGAAACCGACATTGTTTTGCTCGGTGCCACGGGAACAGGTAAGTCGGCAACGACCGCCTGGCTGATCGAACAGGTGCAACGCCCCACCCTCGTTCTCGCACACAATAAGACCCTGGCAGCCCAGCTCGTAAACGAGTTCCGCGAGCTCATGCCGAACAACGCCGTCGAGTACTTCGTCTCCTACTATGACTACTACCAGCCCGAAGCGTATGTTCCACAGACCGACACCTTCATCGAGAAAGACTCCTCGATCAACGAGGAGGTCGAGCGTCTGCGCCACTCCACCACCAACTCCCTCCTGAGCCGCCGTGACGTGATTGTGGTCTCCACGGTCTCCTGCATCTATGGCCTGGGTACCCCCGAGGGCTACATGGAAGCCATGGTGGCCCTGCAGGTGGGTCAGAAGGTCAGTCGTGACTGGCTGGTGCGCAAGTTCGTAGCCATGCAATACCAGCGCAACGATGTCGATTTTTCGCGGGGTAACTTTCGGGTCCGCGGCGATACGATCGAAATCATCCCCATGTACGAGGAACTTGCCATTCGCATTGAAATGTTCGGTGACGAGATCGAGGCCTTGCACAGCCTGCATCCGCTCACTGGAGATATTGTGCGCAAGCTCGACTCGGTAGCCGTCTTTCCCGGCTCACACTACGTGGCGAGCACTGATGTGATGCAACGTGCCATTGGTACCATTCAGGACGAGCTGGCCGAACGGCTTGAGCAACTCGAGCGTGAAGGCAAGCTCCTGGAAGCCCAGCGGCTGCGTATGCGCACGTCCTTCGACCTGGAGATGATGGAACAGATTGGTTTCTGCTCCGGAATCGAAAACTACTCTCGGCACATCGATGCACGTGAAGCCGGCGAGGCACCCCACTGCCTGCTGGACTATTTTCCGGATGACTTTCTTATGGTCATTGATGAGTCGCACGTGACCGTTCCGCAGATCGGCGCGATGTACGAGGGTGATTCGTCCCGTAAGCGAACTCTCGTGGAACACGGTTTTCGCCTGCCGAGTGCCCTCGACAACCGACCGCTCAAGTTCAATGAGTTCAAGAACCGCGTCGGCCAGACCGTGTACCTCTCAGCCACTCCGGGAAAGTACGAGATGGGCATCGCCGACGGTATCGTCGAGCAGATCATTCGTCCCACCGGCCTGATTGATCCGCAGATTATCGTGAAGCCCAGTGCGGGCCAGATCGACGATCTGCTGGAGCAGATCAAGCTTCGTACCGAACGCAACGAGCGCGTGCTGGTTACGACCCTCACGAAAAAGATGGCGGAGAACCTCACCGACTTTCTCACCGAGGCGGGTGTGCGGGTGCGGTACCTGCACTCCGATGTCGACACGTTGCGGCGCGTGGAACTGCTCACCGAGCTGCGCGCGGGCATTTACGACGTGCTCGTGGGTATCAACCTGCTCCGTGAAGGGCTCGACCTACCCGAGGTGTCGCTCGTGGCTATTCTCGACGCCGACAAGGAGGGCTTCCTGCGCAGCGCGACCTCCCTCATCCAGACGATTGGTCGAGCCGCCCGCAATGTGTCTGGAGAGGTGCACATGTACGCCGACCGGCTGACGGCCTCAATGGAGAAGGCCATCGACGAGACCGACCGGCGCCGCGAGAAGCAGGTGGCCTACAACACGCTGCACGGAATCGACCCGCAGCCGTTGCGCAAGCGCATTGCGGACATCACGGACGTACTGGCTCGCGAAGAGGCGGATACCGCCGAGCTGCTCGCTGGCCGCGACGCCCGCCGCAAGGGCACCACCTCTGGACGACGCGTCGGCCTGGCCGCCAACGGGGCGAACGACCTCGAGTCGATCATCACCGATCTCAACAGCCAAATGCTTGAGGCCGCCGGAGAACTCAAATTTGAGTTGGCTGCTCGTCTGCGTGACGAGCTCTCCGAACTCAAGCGTGAACTGCGTCAAATGGAGAAAGCTGGTCACCTGCAGTAGGTGTCAAGTCGACCTTGGCGGGTCGACCACGCTTCGGAACCTCCGTGTTCAGCGGCAGGGGCGCAGCGCCGCCCGCAGCCACGGCACGGGCTAGGCGAGTTTCACAGTGATCGAGCCAGCGAGCTTCGGCTTCGGTGGCGAAGATGAGGGAATCGATCACGAGGAGCCAGGCCAGCCGTTCGGACGAGTCCTCGCCATCGCTGGTGTCC
This sequence is a window from Cryobacterium sp. CG_9.6. Protein-coding genes within it:
- the coaE gene encoding dephospho-CoA kinase encodes the protein MYLIGLTGGIASGKSTVAKRLAEQGAVHIDADKIARYVVEPDSPGLAAIVAKFGNTVLLQDGSLDRSALGAIIFSDATQREALNAITHPEIWSRTQELIEEAEQNDPWAVVVYDVPLLAEAAADRRLPFDLIVVVHADTQTRIERMMRDRGMSRADATARINSQASDAERLAIADIVIDNTGTIERTREQADAVWRRALLALD
- a CDS encoding DUF885 domain-containing protein, whose translation is MTQPMNRAVTAIDQIAEDWVDTLVDMDPTVGTYIGRTEGDGRFGDFSPAGQERFVAEAAAIISRLDKAETVDAVDTVTRADLRSTLALEVESSERGLPLRDLNVIASPAQSIRDIFDLMPTSSEADWANISSRLGSVPAAIDGYIETLRLGIEKGITPAKRQVREVLAQARRHQAMDGFFAQFAADARPDEGTLPASLTSDLKAGAQASAAAYRTLGDFLSNELESAATEQDAIGRELYSLASRGFLGATIDLDETYEWGIDELARMTAEQESIANQIKPGASVLEAIAFLDTDTSRKLHGTTALQEWMQKTSDAAVAALSQSQFDIPDEIKTIECMIAPTQEGGIYYTGPTDDFSRPGRMWWSVPVGVTEFDTWRELTTVYHEGVPGHHLQIGQAVYNRGTLNTWRRQLAGTSGHAEGWALYAERLMEQLGFLDDPADRFGMLDGQRMRAARVVLDIGVHLGKKRPDGQGVWDADYALEFLGRNVNMNASFVKFEVNRYLGWPGQAPSYKVGQRIWEELRDSAAARQGAGFSIKDFHRTALNLGGVGLDTLRTALLN
- the polA gene encoding DNA polymerase I: MLDSEKPTLMIIDGHSLAFRAFFALPVDSFQTRDGQHTNAIHGFLSMLLSLLRNEKPTHIAVAFDISRASFRTREYPEYKGTRNATPVEFLGQIPLLQEALAAMNIITITKEDFEADDILATLSVQGSEAGFDVLVVSGDRDAIQLVNERVTLLYPSSQGVSALTRYDPARVRERYGIEPEQYPDVAALVGETSDNLIGISKVGEKTAVKWLGIYGSLDGILEHADEIKGVVGNNLREQKDNAIRNRRLNRLVTTVDLPVGPTDLERTAMNTEAVRDVFSRLEFKSLLDRVLKLDGVVETAAAGDSVATVAEEIAVAPVAPPAQDLLDEELAAWIARSTAQVPQGLAFTVEVADGKAIGFGLSSLTETINLPWQAGRADYAPVEAWLASDAPKIMHDAKGQIKALRRSGVTFAGLVNDTLVAGWLVRPGGPDKTLADLVSRYLQEELPVSDPNQLVPDETATGGVPMQAWYTLRVAAAITDVLDEGSRRVLRDIEMPTLMALVDMELAGVTVSHAELSALSAELGAKTTTLAASAYAEIGREVNLGSPKQLQDVLFTQLEMPKTRANKTGYSTDAGALADLQASNPHPFLDLLLKHRDATKLRQIVETLDRAIDDTGRIHTNYVQIGTATGRISSADPNLQNIPVRTEEGRRIRAAFHAGEGSECLLTADYSQIEMRIMAHLSEDAGLIEAFAAGEDLHRFVGSRIFGVSPEDVSAEMRSKVKAMSYGLAYGLSAFGLSKQLRIETKEAKQLMTDYFERFGAVRDYLRHVVEQAKVDGYTETIFGRRRPFPELQSPNRALRENAERAALNAPIQGSAADIMKIAMNGIASDLSARTMQSSMLLQVHDELIFDVAPGEWDTLRDVVTHRMSSAVELLVPLDVQVGRGSNWDDAAH
- the uvrB gene encoding excinuclease ABC subunit UvrB, whose translation is MEPTRSVNPFQVVSEYTPSGDQPSAIADLTARINAGETDIVLLGATGTGKSATTAWLIEQVQRPTLVLAHNKTLAAQLVNEFRELMPNNAVEYFVSYYDYYQPEAYVPQTDTFIEKDSSINEEVERLRHSTTNSLLSRRDVIVVSTVSCIYGLGTPEGYMEAMVALQVGQKVSRDWLVRKFVAMQYQRNDVDFSRGNFRVRGDTIEIIPMYEELAIRIEMFGDEIEALHSLHPLTGDIVRKLDSVAVFPGSHYVASTDVMQRAIGTIQDELAERLEQLEREGKLLEAQRLRMRTSFDLEMMEQIGFCSGIENYSRHIDAREAGEAPHCLLDYFPDDFLMVIDESHVTVPQIGAMYEGDSSRKRTLVEHGFRLPSALDNRPLKFNEFKNRVGQTVYLSATPGKYEMGIADGIVEQIIRPTGLIDPQIIVKPSAGQIDDLLEQIKLRTERNERVLVTTLTKKMAENLTDFLTEAGVRVRYLHSDVDTLRRVELLTELRAGIYDVLVGINLLREGLDLPEVSLVAILDADKEGFLRSATSLIQTIGRAARNVSGEVHMYADRLTASMEKAIDETDRRREKQVAYNTLHGIDPQPLRKRIADITDVLAREEADTAELLAGRDARRKGTTSGRRVGLAANGANDLESIITDLNSQMLEAAGELKFELAARLRDELSELKRELRQMEKAGHLQ
- the rpsA gene encoding 30S ribosomal protein S1, whose product is MTIATTDRAPKQVAINDIGSAEDFLAAVEKTLKFFNDGDLIEGTVVKIDRDEVLLDVGYKTEGVIPSRELSIKHDVDPSEVVKVGDVVEALVLQKEDKEGRLILSKKRAQYERAWGDVEKIKEADGVVTGSVIEVVKGGLIVDIGLRGFLPASLIELRRVRDLTPYLGQEIEAKILELDKNRNNVVLSRRALLEQTQSESRTTFLNNLQKGQVRKGVVSSIVNFGAFVDLGGVDGLVHVSELSWKHIEHASEVVEVGQEVTVEILEVDLDRERVSLSLKATQEDPWQVFARTHAIGQVAPGKVTKLVPFGAFVRVAEGIEGLVHISELSGKHVELAEQVVSVGDEVFVKVIDIDLERRRISLSLKQANDGVDPDGTEFDPALYGMLTEYDDKGQYKYPEGFDSETNEWREGFDEQREKWEQDYAAAQARWEAHKKQVASANDEIAAPSDVAPAGSAFSSESAGAGTLADDEALAALREKLSGGN